In Thiohalophilus sp., a genomic segment contains:
- the groL gene encoding chaperonin GroEL (60 kDa chaperone family; promotes refolding of misfolded polypeptides especially under stressful conditions; forms two stacked rings of heptamers to form a barrel-shaped 14mer; ends can be capped by GroES; misfolded proteins enter the barrel where they are refolded when GroES binds): MSAKELKFGDDARHKMLKGVNTLANAVKVTLGPKGRNVVLEKSFGAPTITKDGVSVANEIELTDKFENMGAQMVKEVSSQTSDVAGDGTTTATVLAQSILTEGMKAVAAGMNPMDLKRGIDKGTNAAVEQLKKLSKPCADDNAIAQVGTISANSDQEVGDIIAQAMGKVGKEGVITVEEGTGLENELDVVEGMQFDRGYLSPYFVNNQQNMTAELEDPYILLHDKKISNIRELLPVLEGVAKAGKPLLIVAEDIEGEALATLVINNMRGIVKVAAVKAPGFGERRKAMLQDIAVLTGGTVISEEVGLQLEKASVEDLGQAKKITVSKEETTVIDGAGPQHDIEARVTQIRAQIEEATSDYDKEKLQERVAKLAGGVAVIKVGAASEMEMKEKKARVEDALHATRAAVEEGVVPGGGVALLRARTGIDGLTGDNHDQDVGINILRRAMEEPLRQIVSNTGEEASVVCNKVEEGKDNYGYNAATGEYGDMIKMGILDPTKVTRTALQNAASVSGLMITTEAMIADKPDEDGGAGAGAAGGMGDMGMGGMGGMM; encoded by the coding sequence ATGAGTGCAAAAGAATTGAAATTTGGTGACGACGCCCGTCATAAAATGCTCAAAGGCGTGAACACCCTGGCCAATGCCGTCAAGGTCACCCTGGGCCCCAAAGGCCGCAATGTCGTGCTCGAGAAGAGCTTCGGCGCGCCGACCATCACCAAGGACGGCGTTTCCGTGGCCAATGAAATCGAACTGACCGACAAGTTCGAAAACATGGGCGCACAGATGGTCAAGGAAGTCTCTTCCCAGACTTCCGACGTCGCCGGTGACGGTACCACCACGGCGACCGTGCTGGCCCAGTCCATCCTGACCGAAGGCATGAAGGCCGTGGCCGCCGGTATGAACCCGATGGATCTCAAACGCGGCATCGACAAAGGCACCAATGCCGCCGTCGAGCAGCTGAAGAAATTGTCCAAGCCCTGTGCCGACGACAATGCCATCGCCCAGGTGGGCACCATCTCCGCCAACTCCGACCAGGAAGTCGGTGACATCATCGCCCAGGCCATGGGCAAGGTCGGCAAGGAAGGCGTCATCACCGTCGAAGAAGGCACCGGTCTGGAGAACGAACTGGACGTGGTTGAAGGGATGCAGTTCGATCGCGGTTACCTGTCGCCCTACTTCGTCAACAACCAGCAGAACATGACCGCCGAACTCGAAGATCCCTACATCCTGCTGCACGACAAGAAGATCTCCAACATCCGCGAACTGCTGCCTGTGCTGGAAGGTGTTGCCAAGGCCGGCAAGCCGCTGCTGATCGTGGCCGAAGACATCGAAGGCGAGGCGCTGGCCACGCTGGTCATCAACAACATGCGCGGTATCGTCAAGGTGGCCGCGGTCAAGGCTCCGGGCTTTGGCGAGCGTCGCAAGGCCATGCTGCAGGACATCGCCGTGCTGACCGGTGGTACCGTGATTTCCGAAGAAGTCGGTCTGCAGCTGGAAAAAGCCTCCGTTGAAGATCTGGGTCAGGCGAAGAAGATCACTGTCTCCAAGGAAGAAACCACCGTCATCGACGGTGCCGGTCCGCAGCATGACATCGAAGCCCGGGTCACCCAGATCCGCGCCCAGATCGAGGAAGCCACTTCCGACTATGACAAGGAAAAACTGCAGGAACGCGTGGCCAAGCTGGCCGGCGGTGTGGCGGTTATCAAGGTCGGTGCCGCCAGTGAAATGGAAATGAAAGAGAAAAAAGCCCGCGTGGAAGACGCCCTGCACGCCACCCGCGCCGCGGTGGAAGAAGGCGTGGTCCCCGGCGGTGGTGTCGCCCTGCTGCGTGCCCGCACCGGTATCGATGGCCTGACCGGCGACAATCACGATCAGGACGTTGGTATCAACATCCTGCGCCGCGCCATGGAAGAGCCGCTGCGTCAGATCGTGAGCAACACCGGTGAGGAAGCCTCCGTGGTCTGCAACAAGGTGGAAGAAGGCAAGGACAACTACGGCTACAACGCCGCCACCGGGGAATACGGTGACATGATCAAGATGGGTATTCTGGACCCGACCAAGGTCACCCGTACTGCCCTGCAGAACGCCGCCTCGGTCTCCGGCCTGATGATCACCACCGAAGCCATGATCGCCGACAAGCCCGACGAAGACGGCGGTGCCGGCGCCGGCGCGGCCGGTGGCATGGGCGACATGGGTATGGGCGGCATGGGCGGCATGATGTAA
- the groES gene encoding co-chaperone GroES, whose translation MKIRPLHDRVIIRRMEEERTTAGGIVIPDSATEKPSQGEVVAVGNGKILDNGEVRALDVKAGDKVLFGKYAGNEVKVDDEELLVMREEDIMGVVEG comes from the coding sequence ATGAAAATCCGTCCTTTGCATGACCGCGTGATTATTCGTCGCATGGAAGAAGAACGTACCACGGCTGGCGGCATCGTCATTCCCGATTCCGCCACCGAAAAACCCAGCCAGGGCGAAGTGGTCGCCGTGGGCAATGGCAAGATTCTGGACAACGGCGAAGTCCGCGCGCTGGACGTTAAAGCGGGTGACAAGGTGCTGTTCGGCAAATATGCCGGTAACGAGGTCAAGGTCGACGACGAGGAACTGCTCGTCATGCGCGAAGAAGACATCATGGGTGTGGTTGAAGGCTGA
- a CDS encoding FxsA family protein, with product MPLFRIFLILFIAIPLIEIYFLIQIGEVIGAWPTILLVVLTAVVGVGLLRWQGFSTLMRFQTELAGGQLPALPLFEGLLLVVAGALLLTPGFVTDAVGFVLLVAPLRQGLIRWAIRRGVIRTGPPGGGPGKPGGGPRTIEGEFQRRDDD from the coding sequence ATGCCCCTGTTTCGAATATTCCTTATTCTGTTTATCGCCATTCCCCTGATCGAAATTTATTTTCTGATCCAGATCGGCGAGGTGATCGGCGCCTGGCCGACCATTTTACTGGTGGTGTTGACCGCCGTGGTCGGTGTCGGCCTGTTGCGCTGGCAGGGCTTTTCTACCCTGATGCGTTTTCAGACGGAGCTGGCCGGGGGCCAGCTGCCGGCTCTGCCGCTGTTCGAGGGGCTGCTGCTGGTGGTCGCGGGCGCGCTGCTGCTGACGCCGGGGTTCGTGACCGATGCGGTGGGTTTCGTTTTGCTGGTGGCGCCTCTGCGCCAGGGGCTGATCCGCTGGGCCATCCGGCGCGGCGTGATTCGCACCGGCCCGCCGGGTGGCGGCCCCGGTAAGCCCGGGGGCGGCCCGCGCACCATCGAAGGCGAATTTCAGCGTCGGGATGACGACTGA
- the cutA gene encoding divalent-cation tolerance protein CutA → MSELSQCLVLCTCPDTDTARQLADRLVAGRLAACVNIVPGLESVYEWQGQVERDGEVLLIIKTRQDRYGQLEETLQQHHPYELPEILRVSLDGGLQDYLQWIDNALE, encoded by the coding sequence ATGAGTGAACTCTCCCAGTGCCTGGTGCTGTGCACCTGCCCCGATACCGACACCGCGCGACAACTGGCCGACCGGCTGGTGGCGGGGCGACTGGCGGCCTGTGTCAATATCGTGCCCGGACTGGAATCGGTCTACGAATGGCAGGGCCAGGTCGAGCGCGACGGCGAGGTGTTGCTGATCATCAAGACCCGGCAGGACCGCTACGGCCAGCTGGAAGAGACCCTGCAACAGCACCACCCATATGAACTTCCTGAAATTCTCAGGGTCTCTCTGGATGGAGGACTGCAGGATTACCTGCAGTGGATTGATAACGCACTGGAATAA
- a CDS encoding protein-disulfide reductase DsbD, with translation MKKLFATLLFLFVFPVAAEQELLEPDKAFAFQAEVVDGAIQARWDVADNYYLYRGKIRFEVDNPAITLGEPQLPDGKIKDDEFFGQVEIYRGGVPVTIPIESGSGDFTLTAHSQGCADLGVCYPPHRQDVLLTATGAAASTQDKPSLQDLNDDLGLNQGDDEVLHPDQAFAFSTEVISADTVRATWQIVADHYLYRDKFEFSVKQGDARVGEVELPKGKEKEDEFFGKIQVFEGEQTLTVDIPLVRTRGEAGEVELAFVYQGCAEKTGICYPPIRKSETVKLAATNQITQADDSEPTAQTGEQQPMSEQDTIAASLQAGGILVILTFFGFGLLLAFTPCVFPMIPILSSIIIGQGDKITTGRAFTMSTVYVLAMALTYTVAGVLAGMLGENLQAAFQNPWILSSFAAVFVLLALSMFGFYELQMPASIQGRLSEVSNRQKGGSLTGVAVMGFLSALIVGPCVAAPLAGALIYIGQTGDAVLGGMALFALSLGMGLPLIAIGTSAGKLLPRAGGWMDAVKAIFGVLLLAVAIWMLERIIPDYVALWLWAALLIISGIYMKALEPLPADTSGWHRLWKGLGIILLVYGILLVIGASAGANDKFRPLHGVFAGAGGAGAVQQQKLEFRTIKTVEDFEQELARASDAGKPVMLDFYADWCIYCKDYEKYVFTDQRVIERLDNFVLLKADVTDNDEKDKALLRSFNLVAPPAILFFGPDGEERHGRRLVGAMNADEFHNHLNMMSF, from the coding sequence ATGAAAAAACTGTTTGCCACCCTGTTATTTCTGTTTGTATTCCCCGTTGCCGCCGAACAAGAGCTGCTGGAGCCCGACAAGGCGTTTGCCTTCCAGGCCGAGGTCGTCGATGGCGCGATCCAGGCCCGCTGGGACGTGGCTGACAACTATTATCTGTATCGCGGCAAGATCCGTTTCGAGGTCGACAATCCCGCTATCACCCTGGGCGAACCGCAGCTGCCCGACGGCAAGATCAAGGACGACGAGTTCTTCGGCCAGGTGGAAATTTATCGCGGCGGCGTGCCCGTCACGATCCCGATTGAATCCGGCAGCGGCGATTTCACGCTGACGGCCCACTCCCAGGGCTGCGCCGATCTCGGCGTCTGTTATCCCCCGCACCGCCAGGACGTGCTACTGACTGCCACCGGCGCCGCGGCCAGTACGCAGGACAAACCCTCCCTGCAGGATCTGAATGACGATCTCGGCCTGAACCAGGGCGACGATGAGGTCCTGCATCCCGATCAGGCCTTTGCCTTCAGCACGGAAGTCATCAGCGCCGATACGGTGCGGGCCACCTGGCAGATCGTCGCCGACCACTATCTGTATCGCGACAAATTCGAATTTTCCGTCAAGCAGGGCGACGCCCGGGTAGGCGAGGTCGAGCTGCCCAAAGGCAAGGAAAAAGAAGATGAATTCTTCGGCAAGATCCAGGTATTCGAGGGCGAACAGACCCTGACGGTCGATATTCCCCTGGTGCGGACCCGGGGCGAGGCCGGCGAGGTTGAGCTGGCATTTGTCTACCAGGGTTGTGCCGAGAAAACCGGGATTTGCTATCCCCCGATTCGCAAGAGTGAAACCGTCAAGCTGGCCGCCACGAATCAGATTACGCAGGCCGATGATTCCGAGCCGACGGCTCAGACAGGCGAACAACAGCCCATGTCCGAGCAGGACACCATCGCCGCCTCGCTGCAGGCCGGCGGCATCCTGGTCATTCTGACCTTCTTCGGCTTCGGCCTGTTGCTGGCCTTCACCCCCTGCGTGTTCCCGATGATTCCGATTCTCTCCAGCATCATCATCGGCCAGGGGGACAAGATCACCACCGGTCGCGCCTTTACCATGTCCACGGTCTACGTGCTGGCGATGGCGCTCACCTATACCGTTGCCGGGGTCCTCGCCGGCATGCTGGGCGAGAACCTGCAGGCGGCCTTCCAGAACCCCTGGATTCTGAGCAGCTTTGCCGCCGTGTTCGTGCTGCTGGCCCTGTCCATGTTTGGCTTCTACGAACTGCAGATGCCCGCCTCCATCCAGGGCAGGCTCTCCGAAGTCAGTAACCGCCAGAAAGGCGGCAGCCTGACCGGCGTGGCCGTGATGGGCTTCCTGTCGGCACTGATCGTCGGTCCCTGCGTGGCCGCGCCGCTGGCGGGGGCGCTGATCTATATCGGCCAGACCGGCGATGCGGTGCTCGGCGGCATGGCCCTGTTCGCCCTGAGTCTGGGTATGGGGCTGCCGCTGATTGCCATCGGCACCTCGGCGGGCAAACTGCTGCCTCGCGCCGGCGGCTGGATGGATGCGGTCAAGGCCATCTTCGGCGTCCTGCTGCTGGCCGTGGCCATCTGGATGCTCGAGCGGATTATTCCCGACTATGTCGCTCTGTGGCTGTGGGCCGCGCTGCTGATCATCTCGGGCATCTACATGAAAGCGCTGGAACCGCTGCCGGCCGACACCTCCGGCTGGCACCGGCTCTGGAAAGGGCTGGGGATCATCCTGCTGGTCTACGGCATCCTGCTGGTGATTGGCGCCAGTGCCGGCGCCAATGACAAGTTCCGGCCGCTGCACGGCGTGTTTGCCGGCGCCGGGGGCGCTGGCGCCGTCCAGCAACAAAAACTCGAGTTTCGGACGATCAAGACCGTCGAGGACTTCGAGCAGGAACTGGCGCGCGCCAGTGACGCCGGCAAGCCGGTGATGCTCGACTTCTACGCCGACTGGTGTATCTACTGCAAGGATTATGAAAAATACGTCTTCACCGATCAGCGCGTCATCGAGCGGCTGGATAACTTCGTCCTGCTCAAGGCGGATGTGACGGATAACGACGAAAAGGACAAGGCATTACTGCGCAGCTTCAATCTCGTTGCGCCGCCGGCCATTCTCTTCTTCGGCCCCGATGGCGAGGAGCGCCACGGCCGGCGTCTGGTGGGTGCCATGAACGCCGACGAGTTTCATAACCATCTGAACATGATGTCCTTCTAG
- a CDS encoding TlpA disulfide reductase family protein has protein sequence MKRSVFIALIIVVAAISLLAGMYANQLFDDQDSETATAQNSSDAAGPPEVRPDFGLLDLQGNLRHISEWDGEVLMINFWATWCPPCRREIPAFIDLQEKYADQGFTIVGIAIDTKQNAIDFVDPMGINYPILVGDKDGIALSKAYGNRMGVLPYTVIVDRDGKITETHRNELSFEDAEAMIKPLL, from the coding sequence ATGAAACGTTCAGTCTTTATCGCATTGATCATCGTGGTGGCGGCCATCAGTCTGCTGGCCGGCATGTACGCCAACCAGCTGTTTGACGACCAGGACAGCGAAACAGCCACAGCACAAAACAGCAGCGATGCCGCCGGCCCGCCTGAAGTTCGTCCCGATTTCGGCCTGCTCGATCTGCAGGGCAATTTGCGCCATATCAGCGAATGGGACGGTGAGGTACTGATGATCAACTTCTGGGCCACCTGGTGCCCGCCCTGCCGCCGCGAGATCCCCGCCTTCATCGACCTGCAGGAAAAATACGCCGATCAGGGCTTTACCATCGTCGGCATCGCCATCGACACCAAACAGAACGCCATCGACTTCGTCGATCCGATGGGGATCAACTACCCGATCCTGGTCGGCGACAAGGACGGCATCGCCCTCTCCAAAGCCTACGGCAACCGCATGGGCGTCCTGCCCTACACCGTCATCGTCGACCGCGACGGCAAGATCACCGAGACCCATCGCAACGAACTGAGCTTCGAAGACGCCGAGGCGATGATCAAACCCCTCCTGTAA
- a CDS encoding REP-associated tyrosine transposase: protein MPNSPAEHRLRIGRRSETDRIYLITTVTEQRQPVFRDLFLGRLLVKTLKDNQNNATTLAYVVMPDHLHWLMQLGHRHPLCTVVSNIKSNSARCINLQLNRSGRLWQPGFHDHALRREEDLRNTARYVIADPQPDWQSHG from the coding sequence ATGCCAAATTCTCCAGCAGAGCATCGTCTGCGCATCGGTCGCCGCTCGGAAACCGATCGGATCTATCTCATCACAACCGTTACCGAGCAACGTCAGCCGGTATTTCGGGATCTTTTCCTGGGGCGATTACTGGTAAAGACACTGAAAGATAATCAGAACAATGCAACAACTCTGGCCTATGTAGTCATGCCCGATCATCTTCACTGGCTTATGCAGTTGGGTCACCGACACCCTCTCTGCACCGTCGTCTCAAACATCAAGTCGAACAGTGCCCGTTGTATTAACCTGCAATTAAATCGCTCGGGTCGCCTATGGCAACCTGGGTTTCACGATCACGCCTTGCGTCGTGAAGAAGATTTGAGGAATACGGCCCGTTATGTGATAGCCGACCCCCAGCCGGACTGGCAGTCACATGGCTGA
- the aroQ gene encoding type II 3-dehydroquinate dehydratase, with protein sequence MAQILVLHGPNLNLLGTREPEHYGAATLAEIDQELGRIASEAGHTLSSLQSNAEHELVSRVQQAASENVAWIIINPAAFTHTSVALRDALAAVKIPFIEVHLSNIHAREDFRRHSYFSELASGVISGLGAYGYTLALQSALHTLQNN encoded by the coding sequence ATGGCCCAGATACTGGTACTGCACGGACCCAACCTGAACCTGCTCGGTACGCGCGAGCCGGAGCACTATGGCGCGGCCACCCTGGCCGAGATCGATCAGGAACTGGGCCGGATTGCCAGTGAAGCCGGGCACACGTTATCCAGCCTGCAGAGCAACGCCGAGCATGAACTGGTTTCCCGCGTGCAGCAGGCGGCCAGCGAGAACGTGGCCTGGATCATTATCAATCCCGCCGCTTTTACCCATACCAGCGTGGCGCTGCGCGATGCGCTGGCGGCGGTGAAGATTCCGTTTATTGAAGTTCATCTTTCCAACATCCATGCGCGCGAGGATTTTCGTCGTCATTCCTATTTTTCGGAACTGGCCAGCGGCGTGATCAGCGGGCTGGGTGCCTACGGGTACACGCTGGCGTTGCAGTCCGCGCTGCATACCCTGCAGAACAACTAA
- the accB gene encoding acetyl-CoA carboxylase biotin carboxyl carrier protein, translating to MDIRKVKKLIELLEESGVAEIEIKEGEESVRISRTGPNAPMMMQAPPQPAPAAAPAPVPAPAPAAAAESDEPTLPEGHVVKSPMVGTFYRAPSPGASAFVEVGQQVNAGDTLCIIEAMKLLNQIEADKSGTIKAVLVENGQPVEYDEPLFVIG from the coding sequence ATGGATATACGCAAAGTCAAAAAACTGATCGAACTGCTGGAAGAGTCCGGCGTTGCCGAAATCGAGATCAAGGAAGGCGAAGAGTCGGTGCGCATCAGCCGCACCGGTCCCAACGCGCCGATGATGATGCAGGCGCCGCCACAACCCGCGCCGGCGGCGGCACCCGCTCCAGTGCCGGCACCGGCGCCCGCCGCCGCCGCGGAAAGCGACGAGCCCACCTTGCCCGAAGGCCATGTGGTCAAATCCCCGATGGTCGGCACCTTCTACCGTGCGCCGTCGCCGGGCGCCAGCGCGTTTGTCGAGGTCGGTCAGCAGGTCAATGCCGGTGATACCCTGTGCATCATCGAAGCCATGAAACTGCTTAACCAGATCGAAGCGGACAAGAGCGGTACCATCAAGGCTGTCCTGGTGGAAAACGGCCAGCCGGTGGAATACGACGAACCGCTGTTTGTCATCGGTTAA